The Corynebacterium jeddahense genome has a window encoding:
- the bcp gene encoding thioredoxin-dependent thiol peroxidase: MTDSTHLQAGDAAPAFELSNDRGETVSLADFAGSRVVVYFYPKANTPGCTTEACDFTENFDQFDGAGVKVLGISPDAPEALAKFRADHDLSVELLSDPSKATLEAYGAYGEKKNYGKVIQGVIRSTFLVNVDEHGAGTIEQAQYNVKATGHVSRILRDWDI, from the coding sequence ATGACCGATTCCACGCACCTCCAGGCGGGCGATGCCGCCCCCGCATTCGAACTGTCCAACGACCGCGGCGAGACCGTTTCGCTCGCCGACTTCGCCGGCTCCCGGGTGGTCGTCTACTTCTACCCCAAGGCCAACACGCCGGGCTGCACCACCGAGGCGTGCGACTTCACCGAGAACTTCGACCAGTTTGACGGCGCCGGTGTGAAGGTGCTCGGCATCAGCCCCGACGCACCCGAGGCCCTGGCGAAGTTCCGCGCCGACCACGACCTGTCGGTGGAGCTGCTCTCCGACCCGTCGAAGGCCACCCTCGAGGCCTACGGCGCGTACGGGGAGAAGAAGAACTACGGCAAGGTGATCCAGGGCGTCATCCGCTCGACGTTCCTCGTCAACGTCGACGAGCACGGCGCCGGCACCATCGAGCAGGCCCAGTACAACGTCAAGGCCACCGGCCACGTCAGTCGCATCCTGCGCGACTGGGACATTTAG
- the lptM gene encoding LPS translocon maturation chaperone LptM, whose protein sequence is MKKSIALAATVLASGALLTACGQKGDFDGTWSGDVTATQEGKGGGHATVTIDGKDCSWEMTETSGEKNEAKCKRDDKSFKLEDPLTHQDLKYDAERSGDTLTFSPKNDQAEKVGVMVLSKTSDK, encoded by the coding sequence ATGAAGAAATCCATTGCACTCGCAGCAACTGTCCTCGCCTCCGGCGCGCTCTTGACCGCCTGCGGCCAGAAGGGCGACTTCGACGGCACCTGGTCCGGCGACGTCACCGCCACCCAGGAAGGCAAGGGCGGCGGCCACGCCACCGTGACCATCGACGGCAAGGACTGCTCCTGGGAGATGACCGAGACCTCGGGCGAGAAGAACGAGGCAAAGTGCAAGCGCGACGATAAGAGCTTCAAGCTCGAGGACCCGCTGACGCACCAGGACCTCAAGTACGACGCGGAGCGCTCCGGCGACACGCTCACCTTCAGCCCGAAGAACGACCAGGCCGAGAAGGTCGGCGTCATGGTGCTGTCCAAGACGAGCGACAAGTAG
- a CDS encoding L,D-transpeptidase: MGHLRMVRGTAAIALAAALASCTIGEEHRLEPVAHTTDAAGVEKTTEKASPRPPKVSVANGATGVEPGEPVKVSSAAGLSAVSMKNEDGKEVLAEFNEDKSGWATTEALGYGRKYTVEARDTEGQKVVSTFTTATPSTTLNAYVGPLDGSTVGVAQAVTIRFDAPVKDTKAVEKLIKVQTSNDTDGAFFWLDPYELRWRPKEYWEPGTEVKVDVGMYGHKLGDGVYGGDDTHIGFTIGDKVETVVDNYDKMLRVYNNGALVKEFPVSLGTDNKNDTPNGTYVVGDENEKLTMDSRTYGLALDAGGYVTGVDYATQLSYSGIYVHSAPWAIGALGSYNQSHGCINASYDNAKWYQSYVKRGDPVVVKNTAGGTLTPYDGLGYWNLDWEQRSGGSEAPLYE; this comes from the coding sequence GTGGGTCACCTTCGAATGGTGCGTGGCACCGCCGCGATCGCGCTCGCGGCGGCGTTAGCGTCGTGCACGATCGGGGAGGAGCACCGCCTCGAGCCCGTCGCGCACACCACCGACGCGGCGGGTGTGGAAAAGACCACGGAGAAGGCCTCCCCGCGCCCGCCGAAGGTGTCCGTCGCCAACGGCGCAACGGGCGTCGAGCCGGGGGAGCCGGTGAAGGTGAGCTCGGCTGCCGGGCTGTCCGCGGTGAGCATGAAGAACGAGGACGGCAAGGAAGTGCTCGCCGAGTTCAACGAGGACAAGTCTGGGTGGGCCACCACCGAGGCGCTGGGCTACGGCCGCAAGTACACGGTAGAGGCGCGCGACACCGAGGGGCAGAAGGTCGTGAGCACCTTCACCACCGCGACGCCGAGCACCACGCTCAACGCCTACGTCGGTCCGCTCGACGGCTCGACGGTGGGCGTGGCGCAGGCAGTGACCATCCGGTTCGACGCCCCCGTCAAGGACACCAAGGCGGTGGAGAAGCTGATCAAGGTGCAGACGTCGAACGACACCGACGGCGCCTTCTTCTGGCTCGACCCCTACGAGCTGCGGTGGCGCCCGAAGGAGTACTGGGAGCCGGGCACCGAGGTCAAGGTCGACGTGGGCATGTACGGGCACAAGCTTGGCGACGGCGTCTACGGCGGCGACGACACCCACATCGGGTTCACCATCGGCGACAAGGTGGAGACCGTCGTGGACAATTACGACAAGATGCTGCGCGTCTACAACAACGGCGCGCTGGTGAAAGAGTTCCCGGTCTCGCTGGGCACCGACAACAAGAACGACACGCCCAATGGCACGTACGTCGTCGGCGACGAGAACGAGAAGCTCACCATGGACTCGCGCACGTACGGCCTCGCGCTTGACGCGGGCGGCTACGTCACGGGCGTGGACTACGCGACGCAGCTGTCGTACTCGGGCATCTACGTCCACTCCGCGCCGTGGGCGATCGGCGCGCTCGGCAGCTACAACCAGTCGCACGGCTGCATCAACGCCTCCTACGACAACGCGAAGTGGTACCAGAGCTACGTCAAGCGCGGGGACCCAGTAGTAGTAAAGAACACCGCCGGCGGCACGCTCACCCCGTACGACGGGCTCGGGTACTGGAACCTCGACTGGGAGCAGCGCTCCGGCGGCTCCGAAGCGCCGCTGTACGAGTAG
- a CDS encoding DUF3817 domain-containing protein encodes MTQPTQQAQQPRIHPERQRRVQQALTLFSVAAWITGTLLLLLCARMIMQYGMHMDVHYLSWVARVHGFAFMAFLLASLNLGSKARWSALEWFTTAISGVVPFMSFVVEAKRRKEVKEKFQLN; translated from the coding sequence ATGACGCAACCGACCCAGCAAGCGCAGCAGCCGCGCATCCACCCGGAACGGCAGCGCCGCGTACAGCAGGCGCTCACGTTGTTCTCCGTCGCCGCCTGGATCACCGGTACCCTGCTGTTGCTCCTGTGTGCGCGCATGATCATGCAGTACGGGATGCACATGGACGTGCACTACCTGTCTTGGGTGGCGCGCGTGCACGGCTTCGCGTTCATGGCGTTCCTGCTCGCCTCGCTGAACCTGGGGTCGAAGGCGCGCTGGTCCGCTCTCGAGTGGTTCACCACCGCGATCTCCGGCGTGGTGCCGTTCATGTCCTTCGTCGTGGAGGCGAAGCGGCGCAAGGAAGTGAAAGAGAAGTTCCAGCTCAACTAG
- a CDS encoding isochorismatase family protein: MKTALLLVDVQNDFCPGGNLATARGDEVASKIAELISTPDSRTRDYVATVATQDWHIDPGAHFSEKPDFVDSWPVHCVADTYGAEIRGPVRRDLIDQFFKKGEYSAAYSGFEGKNADGALLGDWLREQGVTHLDVCGIATDYCVRATVLDALKEGFEVRVLRGMCSPVDDKGGADALQAMMDAGAEIV, translated from the coding sequence ATGAAGACCGCTCTCCTGCTCGTTGACGTCCAGAACGACTTCTGCCCCGGCGGCAACCTCGCCACGGCGCGCGGCGACGAGGTCGCGTCGAAAATTGCCGAGCTCATCTCCACCCCGGACAGCCGCACCCGCGACTACGTTGCGACGGTGGCCACGCAGGACTGGCACATCGACCCGGGCGCGCACTTCTCGGAGAAGCCGGACTTCGTCGACTCCTGGCCCGTGCACTGCGTCGCGGACACGTACGGCGCGGAGATCCGCGGCCCGGTGAGGCGGGACCTCATCGACCAGTTCTTCAAGAAGGGCGAATACTCCGCCGCGTACTCCGGCTTCGAGGGGAAGAATGCCGACGGCGCGCTGTTGGGCGACTGGCTGCGCGAGCAGGGCGTGACGCACCTCGACGTCTGCGGCATCGCCACCGACTACTGCGTGCGCGCCACGGTGCTCGACGCGCTCAAGGAGGGCTTCGAGGTGCGCGTGCTGCGCGGCATGTGCTCGCCTGTCGACGACAAAGGTGGCGCCGACGCCCTTCAAGCAATGATGGACGCCGGCGCCGAGATCGTGTAG
- a CDS encoding DUF3618 domain-containing protein, protein MARDIHDIERDLERTRGQLASTLDELADRTNPSTLADNAKNQAQDWLQDETVQKVFAGIGIGIAALIGIKVYNGRKRKHELKELQKLLSRR, encoded by the coding sequence ATGGCACGTGACATCCACGACATCGAACGCGACCTCGAGCGCACCCGCGGCCAGCTCGCTTCCACGCTTGACGAGCTCGCGGACCGCACCAACCCGTCCACCCTCGCCGACAACGCGAAGAACCAGGCCCAGGACTGGCTGCAGGATGAGACCGTGCAGAAGGTTTTCGCCGGCATCGGCATCGGCATCGCCGCGCTCATTGGCATCAAGGTCTACAACGGCCGCAAGCGCAAGCACGAGCTCAAGGAGCTGCAGAAGCTCCTCTCCCGTCGCTAA
- a CDS encoding alkene reductase, producing the protein MTSLFDSLDVGRMTLPNRIIMAPLTRSRAGRDGVPTSLHETYYTQRASFGLIVTEGVFPTVSRRTFPGQPGIDTAEQIAGWRRVADAVHEADGHIFMQVMNGGRLSHASLQEGTEPVAPSAIASGTAVRDFESRKDCPIPRALDTAELPGIVDEFRHAARNAIDAGMDGVEIHGANGYLLHQFLSPNSNLREDAYGGSPENRFRLVEEILRAVSNEIGADRVAIRLSPQNNIQGIEELDEADVLATYGGLLRATADLGLAYVSIMHADPAGELVAELIARARENGRTCVFLNSGFGQLTDHDAAERLLQQADAAVVGRLAISNPDLVRRWKEELPVAAPDESTFYTGGEKGYTDYPFYTR; encoded by the coding sequence ATGACCTCACTTTTTGATTCCCTCGACGTGGGTCGAATGACCCTGCCAAACCGCATCATCATGGCTCCGCTGACGCGCTCGCGCGCGGGGCGCGACGGCGTGCCTACTTCGCTGCACGAGACCTACTACACGCAGCGCGCCTCCTTTGGGCTCATCGTCACCGAAGGCGTCTTCCCCACGGTCAGCCGTCGGACTTTTCCGGGCCAGCCCGGCATCGACACCGCTGAGCAGATCGCAGGGTGGCGCCGCGTCGCCGACGCCGTCCACGAGGCCGACGGGCACATCTTCATGCAGGTGATGAACGGCGGACGACTCTCCCACGCCAGCCTGCAGGAGGGCACGGAGCCGGTCGCGCCGTCCGCAATAGCCTCCGGCACTGCGGTTCGAGACTTCGAGTCCCGCAAGGACTGCCCAATCCCCCGCGCGTTGGACACCGCTGAGCTGCCGGGCATCGTCGACGAGTTCCGCCACGCCGCACGAAACGCCATCGACGCCGGCATGGACGGCGTGGAGATCCACGGCGCCAACGGCTACCTGCTGCACCAGTTCCTCTCGCCGAATTCCAACTTGCGCGAGGACGCCTACGGCGGATCCCCGGAGAACCGGTTCCGGCTCGTCGAGGAGATCCTGCGCGCGGTGTCGAATGAAATCGGGGCTGACCGGGTGGCTATCCGCTTGTCGCCGCAGAACAACATTCAGGGCATCGAAGAGCTGGATGAGGCCGACGTGCTGGCCACCTACGGCGGGCTTCTGCGCGCCACCGCTGACCTCGGCCTCGCCTACGTCTCAATCATGCACGCGGATCCCGCAGGTGAGCTGGTGGCCGAACTGATCGCGCGTGCCCGCGAGAACGGCCGCACCTGCGTCTTCCTCAACTCCGGGTTCGGTCAGCTGACCGACCATGACGCGGCCGAGCGGCTCTTACAGCAGGCGGATGCTGCCGTGGTGGGCCGGTTGGCCATTTCCAACCCGGACTTAGTGCGCCGCTGGAAGGAGGAGCTGCCGGTGGCCGCACCGGACGAATCAACCTTCTACACCGGCGGGGAGAAGGGCTACACCGACTACCCCTTTTACACGCGGTAG